The genomic stretch AAGAAAGCGGGGGAAAAAGACCCGCTACGCTACGCAGTTTTTCAGCTCGCTCTGGAGCGGCCCCGAGGTTCCGACCTTCATGAAGCTCATGGGACGCTTCCAGGACAGCCTGGGAAAGACAAACGACGCGATAGTCGCGCGGCACATCCTCGCGGCGGTCAAGCCCGGGAGACTTGATCCCTCGGTGGTCCGCCTCGCGCAGGAATGGTCCCAGGCCCGGGTTAGGAAGTGCCTTCGCACGGCACAGCCGCAGTGGAGGCGCCTAGGGCGGGTTACTCCGTTTTGGGAGACGGCGCGGTGAGTCCGGCTTTTCACGCGCCGGGTAATTATGTAAACTCACGGGTTGTGGGTGTTAAGACGCAGAATGTTACACTCTCAGGGGGTTGCAATTGGCTTCTTCGATAACGGACATCACGAGCAAGAGAGGCTCTGTCGGTTCTTCCAAGAAGTATCTTAACAGGGAGCTTTCCTGGCTTGATTTTAACCTGCGGGTTCTTGAGACGGCGGCAAACGATAAGGTTCCGCTTCTTGAAAGGGTGCGCTTTCTCTCCATCTCCGCAAGCAACCTTGATGAGTTCTACATGGTAAGGGTGGCGGGTCTCGCGGGACAGGTTATGGAGGGAGTTACCGACCGCAGCAAAGACGGCCTTACGCCGTCCCAGCAGCTAGAAGCCATAAGGGAGAAGGTCCGTTTCCTGCTTGACAGCCAGTGCGAGTGCGAAAAGGAACTGTTTTCCCTCTGCAAGAAGGCGGGGATCAAGATCGTGACTCCCGAGAAACTTGACCGCTCGGGCGCGAAGTGGCTTTCCGAGTGGTTCTCGAATAAGCTTTTCCCGGTTCTTACCCCGCTTGCCATAGACCCGGCGCATCCGTTCCCCTTCATACAGAGTGAGCGCCTTGTATGCGCCGTGCAGCTAAGCCGCGCCGAGGACGGAAAGCGCATGAAGGGTCTTATACTGCTGCCTTCCCAGGTGGAGCGCTTCATAAAGGTTCCGGGAGGAAAAAAAGTACAGTTTGTTCCGATCGAGAAGGTTATCGAGCACAACATGAAATTCCTTTTCCCGGGTTTTGAGGTTGAGGACAACGGAATCTTCCAGATCACCCGCGACAGCCTTCTTGAGATAGACGAGGACGCGGAAGATCTGGTAGAGACGTTTGAGACGGCGCTTAAGCAGCAGCGCAGGGGAGGCTCCGTGATCAGGGTTGACGTCAACGCGGACATGCCGGATGCGATAGTTGACTTCATAATGGAGAAGCTCGAGGCCCACGACGCGCATTTTTTCAGGATCAAGGGGATGCTCGGGCTTGAGAGCGTGAAACAGATAATACTCGATGAGCGAAGCGACCTTCTTTACAAGCGCATGAATATTCGCTACCCCGAGAGGGTAAGGGAATTCGGGGGCGACGTGATAGCCGCCATACAGCAGAAGGATTTCGTTGTTCACCACCCTTACGAGAGTTTTGACGTCGTCGTTGAGTTCCTGAAGCAGGCCGCCGAGGACCCTGCGGTCGTTGCGATCAAACAGACGCTTTACCGCACCTCGGAAGACTCTCCGATAGTGAAAAGGCTCATAGAGGCCGCCGAGGCCGGAAAATCCGTAACCGCCATGGTGGAGCTAAAGGCCCGTTTCGATGAGGAGGCCAACATCCGCTGGGCGCACGATCTCGAGGACGCGGGGGTTCAGGTCGTGTACGGATTCATCGATCTTAAGACCCACGCCAAGGTGTCTCTTGTGGTGAGAAGGGAGGGTTCTGACATCCGCACCTACACCCACTATGGCACGGGCAACTATCACCCCATAAACGCCAAGATATATACTGACCTCAGCTACTTCACGGCCGACGAGGCACTGGGTCGCGACGCCGCCAAGCTTTTTAACTACATGACCGGCTACGCCACTCCGAAGAGGATGGAGAGGATATTCTTCTCTCCCGTCACGATGCGCCCTAAGGTGCTTGAGCTTATAAGGGACGAGATAGACCATGCGAAGGCGGGCCGTCCCGCGGTTATATGGGCCAAGATGAACTCCCTTGTGGACAGCAAGATAATAGACGCGCTTTACGCGGCGAGTCGCGCAGGGGTGAGAATCGAACTTTTCGTTCGGGGAATATGCTGCCTGCGGCCTGGGGTGCCGGGGCTTTCTGAGAACATAAGGGTGAAGAGTATCGTGGGACGTTTCCTCGAGCACAGCAGGGTCATCTGCTTCGGCGCCGGGGAGGGGCTCCCCTCGGACGGCTGCAAGGTCTTCATCTCGTCTGCCGACTGGATGCCCCGAAATCTTGATCGCAGGGTGGAGTCGCTTGTTCCGATCGAAAACGCCACCGTGAAAAAGCAGCTTGTCGAGCAGGTGATGGTCGCTAACTTAAACGATATTGCGAACAGCTGGGAAATGCTTCCCGACGGTTCTTTCCGCAAGCTTAAAAGCGATGCGGACAGTTTCTCGGCTCACAAATACTTTATGACCAACCCCAGTCTTTCGGGACGAGGCAAGGCACTTGCCGAATCCAGGCCGGTAATGCCGGCTGAGTTTGTGCAGGAATAATTCATGGCAGAAATCTCTCCTCCCGCCACGCCGTTCGGCAAGGCCGGAACCGTGGCGGTAATTGACGTGGGATCGAATTCCATACGTCTTGTGATCTACAAGGGACCTAGGCGCGCCCCGCTTCCGATACTTGATGAGAAGGTTCCCTGTGGCTTGGGGCGCGGGATGGATTCTCAGGGCAGAATGTCTCCGCAGAGCATGGATCTCGCCCTGCGAACTGTAAGCCGTTTTGTCGATATCGCGCGCTCGATGAGGGTTTCCGGAATAAAGGCGGTTGCCACCGCTGCGGTGAGAAACGCCGCAAACGGCCCCGATTTCAAAGAGGCCGTTGAGCAGCAGTGCGGAATTTCGCTTCGGGTGCTCTCTGGCATGGACGAGGCAAGGCTTTCTGCTCTCGGCACTCTCTGCGCTATCCCTGACGCTGACGGCGTAATGGGGGACATAGGCGGCGGAAGCCTTGAGTTGGTGGAGATCTGCGAGGGGGAAATAGGAAACCACGCCACATTGCCGCTTGGCACGATCCCGCTTCTTGAAAGCGGTCTGAGTCCCGCGAAAGCCCGCAAGAAACTGATTGCCCCCCTCCTTGACGAGCTTCCCTGGCTTGAGAACGCGAAAAAGAAGACCTTCTACGCCGTCGGGGGCTCGTGGAGAGCCCTGGCCAAAAAACACATGGAGTCTGAGGATTACCCGCTTCGAATAGTTCACAGTTACAGTCTTTCCAGATCAAGGGCGGTTGAGATGGCCCGGGAGATAGCCGAGATGTCTTCGGGTTCGCTTCAGGACCTCTGGATCCTGGGGCGAAACAGGGTGGAGTCCGCTCCTTACGCCGCCACGCTTATGAAGAGTCTTCTGAAGAAAACGGGCGTTAACAACCTTACGTTCTGCACGTACGGCCTTCGGGAGGGATGCATATACGACGATCTTTCCCCGGAGCAGCGTTCTCTGGATCCTCTAGTTGTCATGTGTGAGGAGATTGCCCTTAAGATGGGAAGATCCGTTGAGGAGGGCAAGGCTTTCTGCAGGTGGATAGAGAGGGCGATTCCGGATAAATACTCTAGGGATCCGAGGCTGAGACTCGCTGCATGTCATCTCTCGGACATAGGAATTTCCGAGCATCCGGAGTACCGGGCGGAGCAGGTGTTTTTGAGGATACTGCGGATGCCGTTTGTGGGAATTACCCATCCGGAGAGGGTGATGGTGGCTCTGTCGGTGGCCTCAAGGCACGCGGCGATTGGAAACCTGCTTCGCCGCTGGGAAGTTTCAGATTTTCTTTCTGGGGGTGATATTGAGGAAGCCAGGGTTACGGGGCTTGCTCTTCGCTTGGCTTACACGGTCTCGGGAGGGGTAGCGCGGATCCTTCAGAGCACCAGGCTTGAGAGGACTGGGGAAAAGCTTACTTTGCATATGCCTGACCAGATTCCTCACCCGGAAACCGTCGGTCGCCGTTTAGGGGCTCTTGCCAAGGCTGTCGGATGCGATTACGAGACGATTGCTCGGGGTGATGAAGAGGAGTGTTGAGTAGAGCGGTGCAATTTACTTAATAAAGACTTTTGCTTCGCTTAAAATTATTACCGAAAGAATTTTTCAGAACTTTCAAGCAGTAAAAATAAACCGTAGGGTTTATGATTGTTATTTACAATATTAATGTTTTATTCTGGTGTGACTAGTTATGGGATTAAGAAATATTCCCTACAAATCGGTGTACATTGTACCGAGGGATAACTATGTTAATGATGTACTGATTAGTTCTCTTAAGCATGCTACTTCCCTCGACTGTATGTTTGGTTTTTTCAGGAGTGCGGCGCTACGATCTATTGCGCCCGGCCTAGCAGAATACTTAGCGCGAGATACGCAACCAATGCGTTTGGTGGTGAGCCCTAATATTAGCGCTGAGGATTTCTCTGCTTTGCGGGAAGGTGTTTCGACACCCGTCGATGTTATTGAAGCTCGTCTCAAACATCTTTTAGGTAAAGCAAAGATTAGTACAGGTGCTCTTGTCAGACATACTCTCACCTGTCTTGCATATATGCTTGCAAATCAGCGGCTCAGATTTCGTGTAGCTTGGTTGCGAGACGGATCACTTTTTCACCCCAAGGTATGGTTCTTCAAAGATGCCAACGATACTGTTGTTGCACATGGATCAAGTAATTTTACTGATGAGGGGCTTGGTAGAAACCTAGAACAAATAAGTGTTGATATGTCTTGGGGAGGTGAACGATCAGAAGAAGCTATTAAAGCATTAACCGAAGAATTTGATGCCTTGTGGGATGGTTCTCGTGATTATATATATACGCTGGATTTGCCCGTTGTTATAGAAAATGAACTTATTCGAGAATATGAACCTAAGCGACCACCAACGACGGATGATTTTCAAAAAGCTTGGGAGGAAGATTCAAAAACTATAGAGAAACTAACAAGTAAAAATGTCTCAGTCCAAACTCCACCAACTATGGAATTTACGATCCCACCACATTTAAATTTAGACGAAGGACCATTTTCGCATCAAGGGAAAGCTATTGCTGCGTGGGAAGCATCCGAACGTCGTGGTTTTTTATCCATGGCTACGGGTTCAGGTAAAACAATTACTGCACTAGCAGCAGCTTCTCGGCTACAGCATGAACTTGATTCTTTGCTGGTGATTATCAGTGCTCCATACCAACCACTGGTTTCTCAATGGGTAGATGAGGTAACCGAATTTGGAGTAACTCCACTGCCTGTTGGAGGATCTCTTTCGGATCGAGCGAACCACCTTGATCTTGCTGTACGCAGACTGCAGTTAAAAGTCAGTCGGGTTGAAGTTATGGTTGTTACTGAGAACTTTTTGACTAGCAATAATTTTCGCCATGTTCTTGATAAACTTCCCGAGAGTCTCCCTACATTGTTAATAGCTGACGAAGCTCATAATCTAGGCAAAAAAAGTTTCTTAAAAAATACCCCTGATCGTTTCGATTATCGATTAGGCCTGTCCGCTACACCGGAGCGCCAATATGACTCGGAAGGAACTGCTGCATTATTTGCCTATTTCGGAGAGCCTGTTTTTGAATTTAGTTTAAGAGAGGCAATTGGTGTATGTCTTGTCCCATACAACTATTACATGCATCAAGTCGATTTGACCAATGATGAGTTTAGTGAATGGAAGAGCCTAACTGAGAGGCTTATACGAAAAGGTTTTAAAGGTGACGCTGATGCGTCGGATTCGGGTAGTCTTCCGAGGGATGTAGAGACATTGCTATTTGCGAGGCGGCGTGTAATTGAATCTGCAGAGAATAAGGTTGAAGCGCTTCGTCAACTGCTGAAAAGTCGGCCTCGAGATGATGTAAAGCATGTCTTAGTTTATGCAACAGATAAAAATCCGTTGCAACTGAGATCGGTTAATGAAATGCTACAAAACGATCTCAATCTTACGATCCATCAACTTACATCTGAAGAGACAGCCAATCGTGCTCGATCTTCTAACATCTTAGAGCGCTTTGCTAATGGTGACTATAACGCACTAACATGTAAGCGGGTACTCGACGAAGGAGTAGATGTTCCGCAAGTGAGTGAAGCGTATATATTGGCAAGCAATACTGTGCGACGTCAATGGATACAGCGTAGAGGACGAGTGTTACGTAAGTGCGATGCTATAAATAAGCAGCTTGCTTATCTTCATGATTTCATTGTCGTCCCACCTAATACTAGTGATAGTGGTTCGCGAGCGATATTGAAGGGGGAGCTTGAACGAGCTAGAGAATTTGCTGAATTATCCGCAAATGGCGGCAGTCCTGGTGGACCATTTGACAAGATTGATAAGTTGATGGCTAATATGTTTAATTAAATGGCTAGGAGAAAATAATGGCAACCGCCCCGCAGAAAAAGGTTTTAGAAGTGATTAAGAGTAAGGTAATGAAAGTTGATGAACGTTATGAAGGCTATCGCACCGATCTTATGGAGGCCCTCTACGATATTTTAGCACTGGAAAATGATCCTCCTTTCAACATTGCCCAGCGGGTTTCTCGTCGTATTACGGCTCTTAGCGAACTTTTGGTTGAAAAAGAGGGGAACATTGAATGAAAATTGAAGCGGCCCGTATTAGGAACTTTAAGCTGCTACGTAATATTGATCTTAGTTTCAGCACCGATCCACAAAAACCCCTAACCGTAATTCGAGCGGAAAACGGCTCAGGTAAGACCTCGACATTACAGGCACTACGTTGGGCTCTTTATGGTAAAGATGTCCTTGATGAACCGCTTGTAAGGTTGTCTCCTGCTGATTGGCCAGATAATAGCGTATGCACAGTATCTGTTGAAATTGATTTTGTTCATACTGCTGTTAGTAAGGTAGATGGCGAAACAATGACCTCTGCAACGAGATATATGCTTAAGCGAGAAGTTTGCGAAAAACCTGACGGCGATAGACCAAATAGAGAGCAAGACCGCGTAACTTTATTTGAAAAGACACCAGCAGGTGCGGAGTCGATTGATGCTGCAGAATCTAGACTTACACAGATGCTACCAAAAGAAATGATTGATATTTTCTTTACTGATGGAGATGCGGCAATGACATTTATTTCCCCTCAACTTTCCGATAATACAAAGAGAGATAAAGTAAAAGAGTCAATACGTTCGTTACTTGGACTTGATTTGCTTGAGCGAGTTGAGAAGCGTATTTCAGTTACACAGTCAGCAGTCAATAGGCAAATCACAAGGGATACTAGTTCCGATCAGTTAGCAGCTATTACTGAAGAAATTGAAGAAGCGACCAATGAGAAGGAGAAACTTTCCAAGACCATAACAGATTTGAATGAGCAAATCGAAAATATTCAGAGAAAGCTGGACACAATTGAACGCGATCTTACACGAGCATTAAAGGCTGGGAGCCATGAACAACTTGCTCACCAGAAAGAAAATTACCAAAAGCTGTTACATGCAGCTATTGAAGATGAGGAAGACCTTAAATGTGAGCATCAAGAGCTGTTCCAACAAGAAAGCCTGAGTTGGGGATTCCTAGAACCCGTTTTACAAATAGGATACGATTATTTGAATAATCTTCATGCTAAGGGGGTTATTCCTAAAGCTGCCGTGCCAGTACTTGAAGAGCGATTGGATTTGGAAAAGTGTATTTGCGGCGCGGATCTTTCAGAAGGCACTGAAGCCAGAGAGAAAGTTCGCGAGCTTATTGAACAACATCGAAAAAATGACCGGGAAGTAGATTACTTGTCGTCGCTTTATTATCAGTCTAAAACCGAGATTGGAACCTGGCTTTCTGAGGATACAAAGAAATGGTCTGGCTATTCTTCGGAACTTCAACAAAAACGACTTGCTGTTAAGAAGCGTATTGATCATGCACATCGAGAATTAAAGTCAGTAGAGGCAAAACTAGATCAAATAAACGAGGAAGAGATACAGGAGAAGCGCTTGCTACAGAACACAATGACATCTTCTCTTAGGGGAAAAAACAACGAGCTTTATCAAGCCGAAGCTTCACTTCAGGGTGTAGAGAAAAACCTGAAAGAACTTAACCATAAGCAAGAGAAGCTTCGCCGAGCTGATGAAAAAATGGCTGGGCTTAACGCAGAAAAAACAATTTTAAATGATCTTCAACAGATCGTTCATGGTTCTTTAGACGAAATGCAGGGGACTTATTTAGAACGTGTTAGCAACCGGATGAATGACCTTTTTTTGCACATGGTAGGTGCTGATCCTGAGCAGGGTGCTATTTTTCAGGGTGCACATATCAATGGCAATTACAGTATTGTGGTGCAGACCACGGACGATAGAACTCTCAATCCGGATCATGAAGTTAATGGTGCATCTCAACGTGTGTTGACTTTTGCATTTATATGGGCTTTGACGGAAGTGAGCGGTGTTGTAGCTCCTAGAGTCATTGATACTCCACTTGGTATGATGTCGGGAAATGTTAAACGCCGAGTTCTAGAAATGGTGAGTAGGGCTGCCGGAGAAGATGTCGACCGACAAGTTGTCTTATTCCTAACGCAATCAGAAATATCACACACTGAAAACATATTAGATAATCAATCAGGAGTTACTCTTACACTAATAAAGACAGACGATTATCCTGCAGACCTAATGAATGATCCTAGGGCACAGCAACCAGAAATTCGACTTTGTAGCTGTAACCATCGTGAATACTGTG from Candidatus Dadabacteria bacterium encodes the following:
- a CDS encoding RNA degradosome polyphosphate kinase is translated as MASSITDITSKRGSVGSSKKYLNRELSWLDFNLRVLETAANDKVPLLERVRFLSISASNLDEFYMVRVAGLAGQVMEGVTDRSKDGLTPSQQLEAIREKVRFLLDSQCECEKELFSLCKKAGIKIVTPEKLDRSGAKWLSEWFSNKLFPVLTPLAIDPAHPFPFIQSERLVCAVQLSRAEDGKRMKGLILLPSQVERFIKVPGGKKVQFVPIEKVIEHNMKFLFPGFEVEDNGIFQITRDSLLEIDEDAEDLVETFETALKQQRRGGSVIRVDVNADMPDAIVDFIMEKLEAHDAHFFRIKGMLGLESVKQIILDERSDLLYKRMNIRYPERVREFGGDVIAAIQQKDFVVHHPYESFDVVVEFLKQAAEDPAVVAIKQTLYRTSEDSPIVKRLIEAAEAGKSVTAMVELKARFDEEANIRWAHDLEDAGVQVVYGFIDLKTHAKVSLVVRREGSDIRTYTHYGTGNYHPINAKIYTDLSYFTADEALGRDAAKLFNYMTGYATPKRMERIFFSPVTMRPKVLELIRDEIDHAKAGRPAVIWAKMNSLVDSKIIDALYAASRAGVRIELFVRGICCLRPGVPGLSENIRVKSIVGRFLEHSRVICFGAGEGLPSDGCKVFISSADWMPRNLDRRVESLVPIENATVKKQLVEQVMVANLNDIANSWEMLPDGSFRKLKSDADSFSAHKYFMTNPSLSGRGKALAESRPVMPAEFVQE
- a CDS encoding Ppx/GppA family phosphatase, with translation MAEISPPATPFGKAGTVAVIDVGSNSIRLVIYKGPRRAPLPILDEKVPCGLGRGMDSQGRMSPQSMDLALRTVSRFVDIARSMRVSGIKAVATAAVRNAANGPDFKEAVEQQCGISLRVLSGMDEARLSALGTLCAIPDADGVMGDIGGGSLELVEICEGEIGNHATLPLGTIPLLESGLSPAKARKKLIAPLLDELPWLENAKKKTFYAVGGSWRALAKKHMESEDYPLRIVHSYSLSRSRAVEMAREIAEMSSGSLQDLWILGRNRVESAPYAATLMKSLLKKTGVNNLTFCTYGLREGCIYDDLSPEQRSLDPLVVMCEEIALKMGRSVEEGKAFCRWIERAIPDKYSRDPRLRLAACHLSDIGISEHPEYRAEQVFLRILRMPFVGITHPERVMVALSVASRHAAIGNLLRRWEVSDFLSGGDIEEARVTGLALRLAYTVSGGVARILQSTRLERTGEKLTLHMPDQIPHPETVGRRLGALAKAVGCDYETIARGDEEEC
- a CDS encoding DEAD/DEAH box helicase family protein, with the translated sequence MGLRNIPYKSVYIVPRDNYVNDVLISSLKHATSLDCMFGFFRSAALRSIAPGLAEYLARDTQPMRLVVSPNISAEDFSALREGVSTPVDVIEARLKHLLGKAKISTGALVRHTLTCLAYMLANQRLRFRVAWLRDGSLFHPKVWFFKDANDTVVAHGSSNFTDEGLGRNLEQISVDMSWGGERSEEAIKALTEEFDALWDGSRDYIYTLDLPVVIENELIREYEPKRPPTTDDFQKAWEEDSKTIEKLTSKNVSVQTPPTMEFTIPPHLNLDEGPFSHQGKAIAAWEASERRGFLSMATGSGKTITALAAASRLQHELDSLLVIISAPYQPLVSQWVDEVTEFGVTPLPVGGSLSDRANHLDLAVRRLQLKVSRVEVMVVTENFLTSNNFRHVLDKLPESLPTLLIADEAHNLGKKSFLKNTPDRFDYRLGLSATPERQYDSEGTAALFAYFGEPVFEFSLREAIGVCLVPYNYYMHQVDLTNDEFSEWKSLTERLIRKGFKGDADASDSGSLPRDVETLLFARRRVIESAENKVEALRQLLKSRPRDDVKHVLVYATDKNPLQLRSVNEMLQNDLNLTIHQLTSEETANRARSSNILERFANGDYNALTCKRVLDEGVDVPQVSEAYILASNTVRRQWIQRRGRVLRKCDAINKQLAYLHDFIVVPPNTSDSGSRAILKGELERAREFAELSANGGSPGGPFDKIDKLMANMFN
- a CDS encoding AAA family ATPase: MKIEAARIRNFKLLRNIDLSFSTDPQKPLTVIRAENGSGKTSTLQALRWALYGKDVLDEPLVRLSPADWPDNSVCTVSVEIDFVHTAVSKVDGETMTSATRYMLKREVCEKPDGDRPNREQDRVTLFEKTPAGAESIDAAESRLTQMLPKEMIDIFFTDGDAAMTFISPQLSDNTKRDKVKESIRSLLGLDLLERVEKRISVTQSAVNRQITRDTSSDQLAAITEEIEEATNEKEKLSKTITDLNEQIENIQRKLDTIERDLTRALKAGSHEQLAHQKENYQKLLHAAIEDEEDLKCEHQELFQQESLSWGFLEPVLQIGYDYLNNLHAKGVIPKAAVPVLEERLDLEKCICGADLSEGTEAREKVRELIEQHRKNDREVDYLSSLYYQSKTEIGTWLSEDTKKWSGYSSELQQKRLAVKKRIDHAHRELKSVEAKLDQINEEEIQEKRLLQNTMTSSLRGKNNELYQAEASLQGVEKNLKELNHKQEKLRRADEKMAGLNAEKTILNDLQQIVHGSLDEMQGTYLERVSNRMNDLFLHMVGADPEQGAIFQGAHINGNYSIVVQTTDDRTLNPDHEVNGASQRVLTFAFIWALTEVSGVVAPRVIDTPLGMMSGNVKRRVLEMVSRAAGEDVDRQVVLFLTQSEISHTENILDNQSGVTLTLIKTDDYPADLMNDPRAQQPEIRLCSCNHREYCDQCQRTNYEDFHLSYRMT